A stretch of the Bacillus anthracis str. Vollum genome encodes the following:
- a CDS encoding phosphatidylglycerophosphatase A translates to MKDSNQLQEKALQLLQERGVTIDDIAELVHFLQKKYHPNLEMSECRYNVERVLSKREVQNALITGIELDVLAEKGMLSEPLQDIVKRDEGLYGIDEVIALSIVNVYGSIGFTNFGYIDKLKPGILEYLNDKSTGKVHTFLDDIVGGIAAAASSRLAHRAEHSE, encoded by the coding sequence ATGAAAGACTCAAATCAACTACAAGAAAAAGCATTACAACTATTACAAGAACGCGGTGTAACAATTGACGATATTGCTGAACTTGTTCATTTTCTTCAAAAAAAATATCATCCAAATTTAGAGATGTCAGAATGCCGTTATAACGTTGAGCGTGTATTATCAAAACGTGAAGTACAAAACGCACTGATTACTGGTATCGAGCTCGATGTCCTTGCTGAAAAAGGAATGTTAAGTGAGCCGTTACAAGATATCGTAAAACGTGATGAAGGCTTATACGGAATTGATGAAGTGATCGCACTTTCTATCGTTAATGTGTACGGCTCTATCGGTTTCACGAACTTTGGATATATCGATAAATTAAAACCTGGTATTTTAGAATACTTAAATGATAAATCAACTGGAAAGGTGCATACATTCCTTGATGATATCGTTGGCGGAATCGCTGCCGCTGCTTCAAGCCGTTTAGCGCATAGAGCTGAGCATTCGGAGTGA
- the yutH gene encoding spore coat putative kinase YutH, giving the protein MIHHIYEHYHMHVKELIPLGPYKSFWIRNKIYVLVPIGEMEEEVLVEMKKLSDYMNQQGDITVATFVPTIHGYYVSEIEEQNYCLLKGMRALERHAISLGSELSIFHKRGAFFPEEIEQLSRIGEWKALWEKRLDQLEKFWQSQVMNHPTDVFDQLFIESFPYYLGVAENAIQYVVDTEMDDTPQLTDAATICQERFTPLLWHQTKRLKLPFDWVYDHPTRDIAELIRYMMIEKKKDWEKTIVQFVTDYERNYSLSSFGWRLLFARLLFPLHYFETVERYYQTGNEEQKSIYRDRLEAILHDVNRSEQFMKHFYSSLRLPVDKLGIRKLDWLS; this is encoded by the coding sequence ATGATTCATCATATTTATGAGCATTATCACATGCATGTTAAAGAATTAATCCCCCTTGGCCCCTATAAAAGCTTTTGGATTCGCAACAAAATTTATGTACTTGTTCCAATTGGAGAAATGGAGGAAGAAGTACTTGTAGAGATGAAAAAGCTCAGTGACTATATGAACCAGCAAGGGGATATAACTGTAGCGACTTTCGTTCCAACTATACATGGCTACTATGTAAGTGAGATAGAAGAACAAAATTACTGCTTATTAAAAGGTATGCGAGCGTTAGAACGACATGCTATATCATTAGGTAGTGAGCTTTCTATATTCCATAAACGAGGTGCATTCTTTCCAGAAGAAATTGAGCAACTAAGCCGCATTGGTGAATGGAAAGCATTATGGGAAAAAAGGCTCGATCAATTAGAAAAGTTTTGGCAATCACAAGTGATGAACCACCCTACAGACGTATTCGATCAATTGTTTATTGAATCCTTCCCGTATTACTTAGGGGTTGCAGAAAATGCCATTCAATATGTTGTTGATACAGAAATGGATGATACGCCGCAACTAACTGATGCAGCAACAATTTGCCAAGAACGATTCACACCTTTATTATGGCATCAAACGAAGCGTCTCAAACTCCCTTTTGATTGGGTGTATGATCACCCAACTCGAGATATAGCAGAATTAATCCGTTATATGATGATTGAAAAAAAGAAAGACTGGGAGAAAACAATCGTTCAATTTGTTACAGATTACGAACGAAATTATTCGCTATCCTCATTTGGTTGGCGCCTATTATTTGCAAGGCTCTTGTTCCCGCTTCACTATTTTGAAACAGTTGAACGGTACTACCAAACAGGAAACGAAGAACAAAAAAGCATATATAGAGATCGCTTAGAAGCCATTTTACACGATGTGAACCGCTCAGAGCAATTTATGAAGCATTTTTATAGCTCACTTCGTTTACCAGTTGATAAGCTCGGGATTAGAAAATTAGATTGGTTATCTTAA